A window from Flavobacterium gyeonganense encodes these proteins:
- a CDS encoding DUF2723 domain-containing protein yields the protein MAQFNFNKWNTIIGWFAFAIALITYTLTVEPTMSFWDCGEYIATAAKLEVGHPPGAPLFQMIGAFFAMFAIDNQHVALMVNMMSVFSSAFTILFMFWSSSMILKKIVARFAEIDQNNSIVILGSSFVGALAYTFSDSFWFNAVEAEVYAMASLLIALLFWLGLRWEQDMDKPKGNKWLLIISLVIGLSFGVHFMALLTIPAIGFLYFFKHYEKVTIKNFIIGNIVVIAILLFIFKLLLPLTMAFFGKTEVFMVNSMGLPFNSGTIFVALLFIAFFYFGLKYTKQKGLVFYNTIILCILFILIGFSTWMMLPVRANANTVINENKPSDATEVLAYYNREQYGVNPLFYGPQYTEVFAGLDEKTPYLDKKPNYERDYKTGKYIITNNYKNAEQNSDDNQKTILPRMWSTENGHIQNYINFTNPPQFKINPNYPYEDDLGKYGIDPSQLSEEEYNKAIAQLRNEVEKTVHEFRQAYAQKQIDNEGYVKFLRSYSDYLIIEKPSTVDNFSFMFEYQFGYMYWRYLMWNFVGRQSDVQGKYDNLDGNWISGIKPLDSLHLGSQDNLPSDVLNNKGRNVYYFLPFILGLIGLMYHANKDLKSFYVLLVLFLFTGIALKIYLNERPFEPRERDYALVGSFYVFAIWIGFGVYSLYETIQKYLAPKIAGPVIIAGSLLAAPVLMASQNWDDHDRSGKYTAVAMAKAYLTSCDKDAILFTIGDNDTFPLWYAQEIEGIRTDVKIVNTSLFMTDWYIDQMKAKAYESDPLPISFTHDQYVGDKLDYVAHIPKVETRWDINDFISFIKHPKSTVGLQNGQTIHFYPTNKIRLNIDKNTIIKNKVVNPKYNDSIVPYMDIDIKGSALYKNRLMMLDILANNNWKRPIYFSGGAFDDEDYLWLKDYLQLDGMVYRLVPIKNTPSKDGGPMDMGQIDADKMYNIVTKWDWGNSNGNIYHDPETRRNSITYRTNLSRLMNQLIAEGKTDKAKNIINLAMTKMPLDKYGYYSLVEPFADGYYKVGEKEKAQELLNKLVLKYKENLNYYATLSGSDQSDLAIDIITDIERYRSLLQVMKTNKDLAFYNNHKKTFNTYVNVFERFGREKE from the coding sequence ATGGCACAATTCAATTTCAATAAATGGAATACAATTATTGGTTGGTTTGCATTTGCAATCGCTTTAATTACCTACACACTAACTGTTGAACCTACTATGAGCTTCTGGGATTGCGGCGAATATATTGCAACAGCTGCCAAACTTGAAGTTGGCCATCCCCCAGGTGCACCTTTATTTCAAATGATAGGTGCCTTTTTTGCCATGTTTGCAATCGACAATCAACACGTTGCACTAATGGTAAATATGATGTCTGTTTTTTCAAGCGCTTTTACCATTTTATTCATGTTTTGGTCATCCTCTATGATTTTGAAAAAAATTGTAGCACGTTTTGCTGAAATTGACCAAAATAATTCAATTGTAATTTTAGGGAGCTCTTTTGTTGGAGCTTTAGCTTATACATTTTCAGACAGCTTTTGGTTTAATGCTGTTGAAGCTGAAGTTTATGCAATGGCATCATTATTAATAGCTTTGCTTTTTTGGCTTGGATTACGCTGGGAGCAAGATATGGACAAACCAAAGGGAAACAAATGGCTGCTTATTATTTCTCTTGTTATTGGTCTTTCGTTTGGAGTCCACTTTATGGCTCTGTTAACTATCCCTGCTATTGGTTTTCTGTATTTCTTTAAACATTATGAGAAAGTAACCATAAAAAATTTCATTATAGGAAATATTGTAGTGATTGCTATTTTGTTGTTTATTTTTAAATTACTTCTTCCCTTAACCATGGCATTCTTTGGTAAAACCGAAGTATTCATGGTAAACAGCATGGGATTACCTTTTAATTCAGGAACTATTTTCGTTGCCCTGCTTTTTATTGCTTTCTTTTATTTTGGATTAAAATACACTAAACAAAAAGGATTGGTTTTCTACAATACTATTATTTTGTGTATTTTATTTATCTTAATTGGTTTCTCTACATGGATGATGCTGCCAGTACGCGCCAACGCCAATACAGTGATCAACGAAAACAAACCATCTGATGCTACTGAAGTTTTAGCTTATTATAATCGTGAACAATATGGTGTAAACCCATTGTTTTATGGCCCTCAGTACACCGAAGTTTTTGCCGGATTAGATGAAAAAACACCGTATCTGGATAAAAAGCCAAACTACGAGAGAGATTATAAAACGGGTAAATATATCATTACCAACAATTATAAAAATGCAGAACAAAATAGTGATGATAATCAAAAAACAATTCTGCCTAGAATGTGGAGCACCGAAAATGGACACATTCAGAATTACATTAATTTCACGAATCCGCCTCAGTTCAAAATAAATCCAAATTACCCTTATGAAGATGATTTGGGAAAATACGGAATTGATCCGAGTCAGTTAAGTGAAGAAGAATACAATAAAGCCATTGCGCAATTGCGTAATGAAGTAGAAAAAACAGTGCATGAATTCCGACAGGCTTATGCTCAAAAACAAATTGACAATGAAGGTTATGTAAAATTTCTAAGAAGTTACAGCGACTATTTAATCATCGAAAAACCATCAACCGTTGATAATTTTAGTTTTATGTTTGAATACCAGTTTGGATATATGTACTGGAGATATCTGATGTGGAATTTCGTAGGGCGCCAAAGTGATGTTCAGGGCAAATATGATAATTTAGATGGCAACTGGATCAGCGGAATCAAGCCCTTAGACTCATTACATTTAGGATCTCAGGATAATTTACCTTCAGATGTTTTAAACAATAAGGGACGAAACGTTTACTATTTTTTGCCTTTCATTTTAGGACTTATTGGACTTATGTATCATGCAAACAAGGATTTAAAAAGTTTTTATGTGCTTTTGGTGCTGTTTTTATTTACCGGAATTGCGCTTAAAATCTACCTAAACGAAAGACCTTTTGAACCTCGTGAAAGAGATTATGCTTTAGTTGGTTCCTTTTATGTTTTTGCAATCTGGATCGGCTTCGGAGTTTATTCTTTATACGAAACTATTCAAAAATACTTAGCGCCTAAAATTGCAGGCCCGGTTATTATTGCCGGAAGCCTATTAGCAGCTCCTGTTTTAATGGCTTCTCAAAACTGGGATGACCATGACAGATCAGGCAAATACACAGCGGTTGCAATGGCAAAAGCGTATCTGACATCATGCGATAAAGATGCTATTTTATTTACCATTGGAGACAACGATACATTCCCGTTATGGTATGCTCAGGAAATCGAAGGCATTCGTACTGATGTGAAAATTGTAAACACCAGCCTTTTCATGACTGACTGGTATATTGACCAGATGAAAGCTAAAGCATACGAATCTGACCCATTACCAATATCATTCACACATGACCAATATGTTGGGGATAAATTAGATTATGTAGCTCACATTCCAAAAGTAGAAACCCGTTGGGACATTAATGATTTTATTAGCTTCATTAAACATCCGAAATCAACTGTTGGTTTACAAAATGGTCAAACAATTCATTTTTATCCTACGAATAAAATTAGGCTCAACATTGATAAAAACACCATTATCAAAAATAAAGTGGTCAATCCTAAGTACAATGATTCTATCGTACCATACATGGATATTGATATCAAAGGAAGTGCATTATACAAAAATCGCCTGATGATGTTGGATATCTTAGCCAATAATAACTGGAAAAGACCTATTTATTTTAGCGGAGGAGCTTTTGACGATGAAGACTATTTATGGCTAAAAGATTATCTTCAGTTAGACGGAATGGTTTACAGATTAGTTCCAATTAAAAACACACCTTCAAAAGACGGTGGACCAATGGATATGGGACAAATTGATGCAGATAAAATGTACAATATTGTAACAAAATGGGACTGGGGCAATAGTAATGGCAACATTTATCATGATCCTGAAACCAGAAGAAACAGTATCACTTATCGCACAAACCTTTCCCGTTTAATGAATCAGCTTATTGCTGAAGGAAAAACAGATAAAGCAAAAAATATCATCAATTTGGCAATGACAAAAATGCCATTGGATAAATACGGATATTATTCTTTAGTTGAACCTTTTGCAGACGGCTATTATAAAGTTGGAGAAAAAGAAAAAGCCCAGGAATTGCTAAATAAATTAGTTCTGAAATACAAAGAGAACCTTAATTATTATGCAACTTTGAGTGGAAGCGACCAGTCTGATTTGGCTATTGATATCATAACAGATATTGAACGTTACAGAAGCCTTCTTCAGGTTATGAAAACAAACAAAGATTTAGCTTTTTATAACAACCATAAAAAGACTTTCAACACTTACGTAAATGTCTTCGAGCGTTTTGGAAGAGAAAAAGAATAA
- a CDS encoding polysaccharide deacetylase family protein, with protein MSFYWVKTNSFIKRVFSKYCWDIPNTEKKIYLTFDDGPTPEITDWVLSELKKFDAKATFFCIGKNINAHTSLFEKLIAEGHSIGNHTMNHTNGWKSKTNDYIENVKNCATVLAGKKLSSLLFRPPYGKIKKAQSKILRNLGYKIVMWDVLSADFDQSITPQKCLENVTKNVKSGSVIVFHDSIKASQNLKFALPKTLSFLKENGFVFDVVS; from the coding sequence ATGAGCTTTTACTGGGTCAAAACAAATTCATTCATCAAAAGGGTATTTTCTAAATACTGTTGGGATATTCCAAATACAGAAAAGAAAATATACCTTACATTTGATGATGGACCAACTCCTGAGATTACAGACTGGGTTTTATCAGAATTGAAAAAATTTGATGCAAAAGCAACCTTTTTCTGTATAGGAAAAAACATTAATGCACATACTTCTTTATTTGAAAAATTAATAGCAGAAGGGCATTCAATAGGAAACCATACCATGAACCATACAAATGGCTGGAAAAGCAAAACAAACGATTATATTGAAAATGTAAAAAATTGTGCCACCGTATTAGCTGGCAAAAAACTCAGCAGTTTATTATTTCGCCCACCTTATGGAAAAATCAAAAAAGCACAATCTAAAATATTAAGAAACCTGGGCTATAAAATAGTGATGTGGGATGTCTTAAGTGCTGATTTTGATCAGAGCATTACTCCACAAAAATGTCTCGAAAATGTAACAAAAAACGTAAAATCAGGAAGTGTAATTGTTTTTCATGACAGTATAAAAGCATCACAAAATTTAAAATTTGCGCTGCCCAAAACTTTGAGCTTTCTGAAAGAAAATGGATTTGTATTTGATGTTGTCAGCTAA
- a CDS encoding thioredoxin family protein: MSKFGELINAQVPVLIDFYTDWNESSVSMHPVIKDVAAALGDKAKVIKIDVDKNQELAEALRIKGLPTLMIYKEGQMIWRQSGELDANTIIGLVQDQFGS, from the coding sequence ATGTCAAAATTTGGAGAACTAATAAATGCACAGGTTCCTGTGTTGATCGATTTCTATACAGACTGGAATGAATCATCGGTTTCTATGCATCCTGTTATAAAGGATGTTGCAGCTGCACTTGGTGATAAGGCCAAGGTGATCAAGATTGATGTAGATAAAAATCAGGAACTGGCAGAAGCTTTACGAATTAAAGGCCTTCCTACTTTAATGATTTATAAAGAAGGGCAGATGATCTGGAGACAGTCAGGAGAACTGGATGCTAATACTATCATTGGACTTGTTCAGGATCAGTTCGGTTCATAG
- a CDS encoding metallophosphoesterase: MILRFIILCALFLLIEFYSYQAFRTLIKLRWVLIAYQVISVLLLVFIVYSFTQFDRSVGQTKYTMFTMGLMLMVYVPKIVITLILFGEDIFRIGASILNYFMYNVPRKEMMPERRKFVSQLALGLAAVPFLSLIYGIFEGKYNFKVFKQTIFFPDLPDAFDGFKITQISDVHSGSFDNAEKINYAIDLINEQDSDMILFTGDIVNTHAKEMDTWLSTFNRIKEYKYGKFSILGNHDYGEYVTWPSQREKDENFKAIKNLYGQIGFKLMLNEHTYIQKGKDKIALIGVENWGVNFKKAGDLNKASQHVDQHDFKILMSHDPSHWDAEIKDHPKNFHLTLSGHTHGMQFGIEIPGYFKWSLAQYIYKQWAGLYESLGRYIYVNRGFGFHAYPGRVGIMPEITVIELKKGNNVA, translated from the coding sequence ATGATTCTTCGTTTTATAATTCTGTGTGCTCTTTTTTTACTTATTGAGTTCTATTCTTACCAGGCCTTTCGTACTTTGATTAAATTAAGATGGGTTTTAATAGCTTATCAGGTTATTAGTGTATTGCTTTTAGTTTTTATCGTTTATTCCTTTACGCAGTTTGATCGTTCTGTTGGACAAACTAAATATACCATGTTTACAATGGGACTCATGTTGATGGTTTATGTTCCTAAAATTGTAATTACGCTTATTTTGTTTGGAGAAGATATTTTTAGGATTGGAGCCAGCATTTTGAACTATTTTATGTACAATGTGCCAAGGAAGGAAATGATGCCTGAACGCCGAAAATTTGTTAGTCAATTGGCTTTAGGATTAGCAGCTGTTCCTTTTTTGTCTTTAATTTATGGGATTTTTGAAGGAAAATATAACTTCAAAGTATTTAAGCAAACCATATTTTTTCCTGATCTTCCTGATGCCTTTGATGGTTTTAAAATTACCCAGATTTCAGATGTACACAGCGGTAGTTTCGATAACGCCGAGAAAATAAATTATGCAATTGATCTTATTAATGAGCAAGATTCAGATATGATTTTGTTTACAGGCGATATTGTCAATACGCATGCTAAAGAAATGGATACATGGTTAAGTACTTTTAACAGAATTAAAGAGTATAAATACGGAAAATTTTCTATCTTAGGTAATCATGATTATGGTGAGTATGTTACCTGGCCGTCTCAAAGGGAAAAAGATGAAAATTTTAAGGCAATTAAGAATCTTTACGGACAAATTGGATTTAAATTGATGCTCAACGAGCACACTTATATTCAAAAGGGAAAAGATAAAATAGCTTTAATTGGAGTAGAGAACTGGGGAGTGAATTTTAAGAAAGCAGGAGATTTGAATAAAGCATCTCAGCATGTTGATCAGCATGATTTTAAAATTTTAATGAGTCATGATCCAAGTCATTGGGATGCAGAAATAAAAGACCACCCTAAGAATTTTCATTTAACATTGTCAGGACATACTCATGGAATGCAGTTTGGTATTGAGATTCCGGGTTATTTTAAATGGAGTTTAGCGCAGTATATTTATAAGCAATGGGCAGGATTATATGAGAGTTTAGGCAGGTATATTTATGTCAACAGGGGATTTGGCTTTCATGCCTATCCTGGAAGGGTCGGAATTATGCCTGAAATCACGGTAATTGAACTAAAAAAAGGTAACAATGTGGCTTAA
- a CDS encoding sensor histidine kinase produces MKIKHQLAIFNALTRLLVILILWLMLPILVENVLYRHINNGLIEKKKKFIEHLNQQEINDFIENEGDSTETYSQFSTLHSEFLVLSKMPARYHQKRTMFKNEYRIIEGEENEYRILKYHFVYGNQSYQLEIGSSLSEVNDLTFIIRFFIIIVLVVILLVTFLADTVYIEYLLKPFYKIIDTKIRRVNEPEAFDHTPINAKSRDFKELDLVLNQMMDRIADVFKKEKQFISNVSHELLTPIALLKNKFENLLQNESLDDNAIDKIAGSLKTLDMLKKIINNLLLISRIENHQYESNERINFQHIINELQEGLQDRIEDKGIRFSNETKHDFVFTGNKTLIHILIYNLVTNAIKYNTTNGEIIVSDGFLQDRYFISIADSGIGLNESQVENIFNRFTRVNSEQEGQGLGLAIAKSIAVFHHIEIKVSSVINEGTVFTLLF; encoded by the coding sequence GTGAAAATAAAACATCAATTAGCCATTTTTAATGCACTGACAAGATTGTTGGTAATTTTGATTTTGTGGCTGATGCTGCCTATTTTGGTTGAAAATGTTCTATATCGGCATATTAATAATGGTCTTATAGAAAAAAAGAAAAAATTTATTGAACATTTAAATCAACAGGAGATAAATGATTTTATCGAAAATGAAGGAGATTCAACAGAAACATATTCGCAATTTTCAACGCTTCACAGCGAATTTTTAGTTCTTTCAAAAATGCCTGCCAGATATCATCAAAAACGAACTATGTTTAAAAATGAGTACAGGATTATTGAAGGAGAAGAAAATGAATATAGAATACTGAAATATCATTTTGTATATGGAAATCAGAGTTATCAACTGGAAATAGGAAGCAGCCTTAGTGAAGTAAACGATCTTACATTCATTATCAGGTTTTTTATTATAATTGTTTTGGTTGTCATTCTTTTGGTGACTTTTTTGGCTGATACCGTTTACATCGAATATCTGCTTAAGCCTTTTTATAAAATTATTGACACAAAGATAAGGAGGGTTAATGAACCTGAAGCTTTTGATCATACGCCAATAAATGCCAAATCAAGAGATTTTAAAGAACTAGATCTCGTTCTGAATCAAATGATGGATCGAATTGCAGATGTATTTAAAAAAGAAAAACAGTTTATTTCAAATGTTTCGCACGAACTTTTAACTCCGATTGCTTTATTGAAAAATAAGTTCGAAAACCTTTTGCAAAATGAGTCATTAGATGATAATGCAATTGATAAAATTGCAGGCTCCCTCAAGACTTTGGATATGCTGAAGAAAATTATAAACAATTTGTTACTGATTTCAAGAATTGAAAATCATCAGTACGAATCAAATGAAAGGATTAATTTTCAGCACATAATAAATGAATTGCAGGAAGGTCTTCAGGATCGGATTGAGGACAAGGGAATTCGGTTTAGTAATGAAACAAAACATGATTTTGTCTTTACAGGAAACAAAACATTAATTCACATACTGATTTATAATCTGGTTACTAATGCTATAAAATATAATACAACTAATGGTGAAATTATAGTTTCGGATGGTTTTTTACAGGATCGATATTTTATTTCAATTGCTGATTCCGGTATTGGGCTGAATGAATCTCAGGTTGAAAATATTTTTAACCGTTTTACAAGAGTAAATTCTGAACAGGAAGGACAGGGGTTAGGACTGGCTATTGCAAAAAGTATAGCGGTTTTTCATCACATTGAAATAAAAGTTTCTTCTGTTATAAATGAAGGAACAGTGTTTACTTTGTTGTTTTAA
- a CDS encoding response regulator transcription factor: protein MNILIVEDNKELAAEVYDFLCKSGYICKIANNCADALEEFGSSDYDAMLLDLGLPDGDGFEVLKEVRKTKSKMAVIVLTARGELDDRINGLHLGADDYLTKPFALTELAARIFAVIRRIHGFTLNNLGIHGFLLQLQDYKVTFNEVSINLTKKEFDIFQYLVLNKNRVITRLQLTEHIWGDILEINSDSNFIDVHVRNLRKKLDKHTPIDWFETVRNVGYRINE, encoded by the coding sequence ATGAATATTTTGATTGTTGAGGACAATAAGGAACTTGCAGCAGAAGTGTATGATTTTCTATGCAAGTCAGGCTATATCTGTAAAATTGCAAATAATTGCGCCGATGCTCTGGAGGAATTTGGCTCTAGTGATTATGATGCGATGCTTTTGGATTTGGGACTTCCGGATGGAGACGGTTTTGAGGTTTTGAAAGAAGTCAGGAAAACGAAGTCTAAAATGGCAGTTATTGTGTTGACAGCGCGCGGGGAACTAGACGATCGAATTAACGGACTTCATCTCGGGGCAGATGATTATTTGACAAAGCCTTTTGCCCTGACAGAATTGGCTGCGAGAATATTTGCTGTAATTCGAAGAATTCACGGTTTTACATTAAATAATTTAGGTATTCACGGATTTTTATTGCAGCTTCAGGATTACAAGGTTACTTTTAACGAAGTTTCGATTAATCTGACTAAAAAAGAATTTGATATTTTTCAGTATTTGGTTTTGAATAAAAACAGGGTGATTACCCGTCTCCAATTGACTGAACATATTTGGGGAGATATATTAGAAATAAATTCAGATTCGAATTTTATAGATGTTCATGTTCGAAATCTCCGGAAAAAACTCGATAAACATACTCCTATAGATTGGTTTGAAACAGTTCGCAATGTTGGTTATCGTATAAATGAGTAA